TTGGCTCCACCGGCGCCGATACCATCCTTTCCGGGGTGCTGACCTTAAGTAACGCCGGCAGCCCCGGTATTGCGGTGCTGGTATTTGTGGCCTCCATTGTGGTGCCCATCGGTAAGATTTTGCTGCTGGGCATCATTCTGTATCGCTCCAAGGGACACGAGTTTTCGCCCCGCCGCGCCCAAAAGCTTTACAAGCTGGTGCACTTTGTCGGCCGCTGGTCGATGTTGGATATTTTTGTGATCACCATTATGGTTACCCTTGTTGATCAAGGGGTTTTGTCTCAATTCGAGGTTGGCCCCGCCGCCACACCTTTTGCCATGGTGGTGGTGCTGACCATGCTGGTCACCATGCGTTTCGATACCCGTTGGTTATGGATACAAGATGAAAAAAACCGCCGTCAACGTGATGGATAAACCCGAGATCCGCAAGGTGCGGCGTGTGTCTTTGGTATGGGTAGTGCCGCTGCTGGCCATTGCCCTGGCCAGCTATTTGATTTATCAGCAGTTTGTTGAACGCGGCCTGCTGCTCACCCTCAGCTTCCCCGAGGCCAAGGGCCTGGTGCCCGGCAAAACCGAACTGCGCTACCAGGGTTTTAAAGTGGGGGTGGTCAGCCGTTTGAGCTTCAATGCCAAAACCGGCGAATTTACCGCCCACATCAACGCCATGCGCGATGTGGAACCGCTTTTAAAGGAAAACACCCAGTTCTGGCTGGTTAAACCCACGGCCAGCCTGTTGGGGGTATCGGGCCTCGATACCCTGCTCTCTGGTAACTACATCGCCATGCTGCCCGGTGACGGCAAGCCCCAGCGGGATTTTGTTGCCCGCCATACCCCGCCGCCCGAACCGGTGCCAGAAGGGGTGTTCATGGTGGAGCTGGCGCTGCGTAACTTAGGATCCTTGACCGATGGCTCCCCGGTTTATTACCGGCGCGTGCCCATAGGTGAGGTGCACAGCTACCGCCTGGATAAAGAAGCCGGCGCCGTGGTGTTGCAGCTCACCTTCGATGAAAACTATGCCGATCTGGTGAAAAGGGACAGCCGTTTTAAGGATGTATCCGGCCTTAAAATTCAGGCCGGCCTTAACGGCGTGAAAGTCGACAGCCAGGGCCTGGTGTCCATGCTAAGCGGCGGGCTGCAGATGGACTCCCCCGACGACTCCCCGGCCGCCACGTACGGCCAGCGCTTTGTGCTGGACCAGGAGCGGCGCTTTAACCACCAAGTGCACCTTAATTTTGACGAGCAGGTGTACCTGCCCAAAGGCACTCCCATCATTGCCCACCAGCAAGTGGTGGGTGAAGTGATGGACAGCAACGACTCCGGAGTGTTGCTGGGCTTTAACGAGCAGCCGGTCAATCCCTTCTACGCCTGGATAGCCCAGCGCAGCCTCAAAGATTTACAGGTCGCCACCCTGTTACATCCACAGTACATTCGCCTGCTACAAGGAGTGGATGGTCGCCATATCCTCCACAACGAACCGCCGCTACCCAGCAACAGTGATAGCGAGCTTTTGATTAAAATCAGCAGCGACCACAAACTGGCCGATGGCACGCCCATTCAGTACAAAGGCTTTACAGTAGGTGAAGTGATTTACTCGCACCTTGAGGGTGATAAAGTCATTGCCGAAACCAGCATTCAGCAGGCCTACCGGCAGCTGGTACGCCGCGACAGCCGCTTTGAATCCGCTGAGCCCTTGCAAGTGGACGCCAGTTTTCAGAAGTTCAAACTGAAAACCGCTCCTCTTGAAACCTGGTGGCAAGGGGCCGTTAACATTCTGCCCGGTAAAGGTGAAGAGGCCTCCTACGACAGCCTTTTTGTGTTGGACCAGCAAAGCGCCGTACCGATGCAGCACTTGACGCTGCATGTCTCGCCGCCTCACTCCCTGCCCGCTGGCACCCCGGTGCGCCGCAACGGCTTTACCATAGGGGAAGTGCAAAGCAGCACCCTGGAAAAAGGCGGCAAGGAAGCGCAGATCAAGGTGGTCATCCGTAAGGACATTACCCTGAGTGCCACTAATCGCTTTTATTGGCAGCCTCCTATCGCCATGAAGGCCGATCTTAAAGGCGTGCGAGTCAGCATTCCTGACCTTGCCTCGGCCGTTGCTGGCAGCATTGAGCTGGTGGATGCCAAAGACGCGGGCAGCAAGGAAGATCGCACCCGCATCTTTGCCAACAAAGACAGCGCCCTGGCCGTTGGCCCCGATATAACCCTGTTGGTACCGGCCCTTACCGAGATAACCCCGGATGCACCGGTCAAATACCTCGGTTACCCGGTGGGCAAAGTGGTCAACCTCGATGACAACGACCAAGGCCGGGTGCTGACCATCCGCTTTGACAGCAATCTGGCCGAACGCTTTGCCCGCCACGGCAGCCAGTTCAGCTTGGTGCGCCCGCAGCTATCCCTTGGCGGGGTCGACCATCTTGATGCCCTGCTTGGCCCTTATATCGCCGTGATGCCGGCCAAGGACAAGAGCGCTAGGCAAGAGACCGCCTTTACCCTCTCCCCCACTCTCTATCCCCACAAGGAAGTGGTAGTGGCTGCCACCAGCGCCGCCGGGCTCACACCCGGTGCACCGGTGTGGTACCGGGATCTGCCGGTAGGCGAGATCTTGAGCCTCAAACTGATGCCGACCGGCGATGGGGTCTTTATTCGCCTTGCCATCCGCGATGAGGCGGCCCAGTGGGTCACCAGCAACAGCCGTTTCTGGGTGAGAGCCGGCTTCAAAGCCAGCTTTGGCTTCCTGGACGGCTTTAAATTCAACACCGACAGCCTGCAAGCCATCGCCCAGGGCGGCATTCAATTTGCCACCTTTGGCGGCGGCCAGCCGGTTGACAAACCCATGCCGCTGCAAAGCGACGCCCCGGAGCACTGGGAGCAATGGTCGCCGGAGCTGCCGCGTCCCCAAAGCTAAGGCTTTTTGCTACACTCTCGGGCCTGTTTTAAAGGCCCGAGAGTCAGCGTGCAAAGCAAAGCCTTCCTTCCCCCTTCCTTCCTGGCGGCCATGGACGCCATCATGCCAAGCGGGCTAAGCCGCGAAGACTTTGCTGCTGCCTGCCAGCGGCCGCTGAGAAAGGCCATCCGCGTTAACACCCTCAAGATAAACGTTGCCGACTTTCAGGCGCGTATGGCCCCCAAGGGCTGGCAACTTTCCCCCATTCCCTGGTGCGAGAGCGGCTTTTGGGTAGCGCGCGACGACGAGTCAAAAATGCTGGGCAACGAGCCCGAGCATCAGCTGGGGCTTTTTTACGTGCAGGAAGCCTCGTCGATGATGCCGCCTACAGCCCTTTGGCATGTCCTTGAAGGCCAAGCACAAAAGGTGCTGGATATGGCCGCGGCCCCCGGCTCCAAGACCACCCAACTGGCGGCCCTGATGCAAAATGGCGGGGTGCTGGTGGCCAACGAGCTGTCCTCTTCGCGCCTTAAATCCATGGCCGCCAACATTCAGCGCCTGGGGGTGGCCAACGTGGCCTTGAGCCATTTTGACGGCCGGGTTTTTGGCAACGCCCTGCCGGAAACCTTTGACGCCATCCTCCTTGATGCC
This sequence is a window from Gallaecimonas pentaromativorans. Protein-coding genes within it:
- a CDS encoding MlaD family protein, with amino-acid sequence MKKTAVNVMDKPEIRKVRRVSLVWVVPLLAIALASYLIYQQFVERGLLLTLSFPEAKGLVPGKTELRYQGFKVGVVSRLSFNAKTGEFTAHINAMRDVEPLLKENTQFWLVKPTASLLGVSGLDTLLSGNYIAMLPGDGKPQRDFVARHTPPPEPVPEGVFMVELALRNLGSLTDGSPVYYRRVPIGEVHSYRLDKEAGAVVLQLTFDENYADLVKRDSRFKDVSGLKIQAGLNGVKVDSQGLVSMLSGGLQMDSPDDSPAATYGQRFVLDQERRFNHQVHLNFDEQVYLPKGTPIIAHQQVVGEVMDSNDSGVLLGFNEQPVNPFYAWIAQRSLKDLQVATLLHPQYIRLLQGVDGRHILHNEPPLPSNSDSELLIKISSDHKLADGTPIQYKGFTVGEVIYSHLEGDKVIAETSIQQAYRQLVRRDSRFESAEPLQVDASFQKFKLKTAPLETWWQGAVNILPGKGEEASYDSLFVLDQQSAVPMQHLTLHVSPPHSLPAGTPVRRNGFTIGEVQSSTLEKGGKEAQIKVVIRKDITLSATNRFYWQPPIAMKADLKGVRVSIPDLASAVAGSIELVDAKDAGSKEDRTRIFANKDSALAVGPDITLLVPALTEITPDAPVKYLGYPVGKVVNLDDNDQGRVLTIRFDSNLAERFARHGSQFSLVRPQLSLGGVDHLDALLGPYIAVMPAKDKSARQETAFTLSPTLYPHKEVVVAATSAAGLTPGAPVWYRDLPVGEILSLKLMPTGDGVFIRLAIRDEAAQWVTSNSRFWVRAGFKASFGFLDGFKFNTDSLQAIAQGGIQFATFGGGQPVDKPMPLQSDAPEHWEQWSPELPRPQS